A portion of the Drosophila innubila isolate TH190305 chromosome 3L unlocalized genomic scaffold, UK_Dinn_1.0 0_D_3L, whole genome shotgun sequence genome contains these proteins:
- the LOC117786217 gene encoding uncharacterized protein LOC117786217 — protein MEFFNDKMDINILDLHFDILTLICEQIETFDDKKNFARTHPRLWNVFAYQYRKDIQSVIYFEELEDDMITHWDFILEWWGLNVTSIYNRYNYVNSGDLLEIAAKFCPNLEFVQFVIKEDNIKKVEENLPKLKMLKDIRMRTDFICLRKHNYKPVTHIADLIESLQSLTNLRHLNFGSHSLKRKERKQLNKLIQLEELKIGPIKESHVDDLSTLLGYLRVLMIEYYPDTKTISCLAKHCINLERLSLKDYENRSLSPGFSTKWRVAYFPKLTFLHVFKESCQNPFLSLDDRYNDQLQVLNIPCLTMGEKEMVRIANLRALKVLFCMDILPSSIDVIVKMQLEQIHFWHSKNLFKMDLLRLVKGCSSLKSLTCACHGIDNEFLSELLNILKAKGFQPDQPFHLNTVTYIETEVKKDLMTQFTSMPNSNLMHLQLD, from the exons ATGGAATTCTTCAACGATAAAATGGATATTAACATTTTGGATCtacattttgatattttaacaCTTATTTGTGAACAAATTGAAACATTCGATGATAAGAAAAACTTTGCAAGAACACATCCAAGACTTTGGAACGTCTTTGCTTATCAATATCGAAAAGATATTCAAAGTGTTATATACTTTGAAGAACTTGAAGATGATATGATAACTCATTGGGATTTTATTTTGGAATGGTGGGGCTTAAATGTCACCTCAATCTACAATAGATATAATTATGTTAACTCGGGTGATTTATTAGAAATTGCTGCAAAATTCTGCCCCAATTTGGAGTTTGTACAGTTCGTGATCAAGgaagacaatattaaaaaagttgaagaaaatctcccaaaactgAAAATGCTTAAAGATATTCGAATGAGAACTGATTTTATTTGTCTACGGAAGCATAATTATAAACCGGTAACCCATATTGCTGACCTAATTGAATCATTGCAAAGTTTAACAAATCTACGTCATCTTAACTTTGGTTCTCATTCATTAAAAAGAAAGGAGC GAAAGCAACTAAACAAATTGATTCAATTagaagaattaaaaattggtCCAATTAAAGAAAGTCACGTTGACGATCTCTCTACATTACTTGGATATTTACGTGTATTAATGATAGAATACTATCCGGATACAAAGACAATAAGTTGTTTGGCTAAGCATTGTATTAACCTGGAGAGGTTAAGCTTAAAAGACTATGAAAATAGATCGCTTAGTCCAGGGTTTTCTACAAAGTGGAGAGTAGCATATTTTCCGAAATTGACATTTCTTCACGTATTTAAAGAAAGCTGTCAAAATCCTTTTCTCTCTTTGGATGACCGTTACAATGACCAGTTGCAAGTCTTAAACATACCTTGTTTAACTATGGGAGAAAAGGAAATGGTTCGAATTGCTAATCTTCGAGCTCTCAAGGTACTCTTTTGTATGGACATACTACCAAGTTCTATAGATGTAATAGTCAAAATGCAATTAGAGCAAATACATTTCTGGCATTCGAAGAACTTATTCAAAATGGATCTTTTGCGTTTGGTGAAAGGATGTTCatcattaaaaagtttaacatGTGCTTGTCATGGTATCGATAATGAATTTCTCTCTGAACTATTGAATATATTGAAGGCGAAAGGCTTTCAACCTGATCAACCATTTCATCTCAATACCGTAACTTACATTGAAACTGAAGTCAAAAAGGATTTAATGACTCAG TTTACATCTATGCCGAATTCAAATCTAATGCACCTTCAACTAGATTAA
- the LOC117786216 gene encoding uncharacterized protein LOC117786216 — MDINILDLHFDILILICEQIEKFDDKKNFARTHPKLWNVFAYQHRNDVRSVINFDNNAKYMINHWDFILEWWGSSVTSIYNRYNYVNSGDLMDYAVKFCPNLEFINFVIDNCNIKKVLENLPKLKQLKDIHLNIKIEFNGIWKLYYKKENYIADLIESMQSLTNLRHLNFGTHSLKRKERKQLNKLIQLEELKIGPIQDSDVDDLSTLLGHLRILIIGYYPDTKTISRLAKYCINLESLNLEDDSFRSFSPKFSSKWRVSYFPKLTCLSCDGNGQNDFLYNLDSRYNNQLKVLNMPCLTMREEEIARIANLRALKELFCADVKPSSIDVLVGMQLEHLDCSTSFSLNQMHILRLVRECSMLKDLGCAIYNIDNEFLSELLDILKAKDFQPNRPFNFKYATYFETEINKDQFASMPNSNLMNLYHRRTLSSSNINNKVDR, encoded by the exons ATGGATATAAACATTTTGGATTTACATTTTGACATTCTAATTCTGATTTgcgaacaaattgaaaaattcgatGATAAGAAAAACTTTGCTAGAACACATCCAAAACTTTGGAATGTATTTGCTTATCAGCACCGTAATGATGTTCGAagtgttattaattttgacaatAATGCCAAATACATGATTAATCATTGGGATTTCATTTTGGAATGGTGGGGCTCAAGTGTCACCTCAATCTACAACAGATATAATTATGTAAACTCAGGAGATTTGATGGACTATGCAGTTAAGTTCTGCCCCAATTTGGAGTTTATAAATTTCGTGATCGACAattgcaatattaaaaaagttttagaaaatttgccaaaactgaaacAGCTCAAAGatattcatttgaatattaaaattgagtttaatgGAATATGGAAGCTGTAttataaaaaggaaaactaTATTGCTGACCTAATCGAATCAATGCAAAGTTTAACAAATCTACGTCATCTTAACTTTGGTACCCATTCATTGAAAAGAAAGGAAC GAAAGCAATTGAACAAATTGATTCAGTTGGAGGAATTAAAAATTGGCCCTATTCAAGACAGTGACGTTGATGATCTCTCTACATTACTAGGACATTTACGTATATTAATAATAGGATACTATCCCGATACTAAGACAATAAGCCGTTTGGCTAAGTATTGTATAAATTTGGAGAGCTTGAACTTAGAAGACGATAGTTTCAGATCTTTTAGCCCCAAGTTTTCTTCAAAGTGGAGAGTTTCATATTTCCCGAAATTGACATGTCTTAGCTGTGATGGAAACGGTCAAAATGATTTTCTCTACAATTTGGATAGCCGCTACAATAACCAGTTGAAAGTCCTAAACATGCCTTGTTTAACTATGAGAGAAGAGGAAATCGCTCGTATTGCTAATCTTCGAGCTCTCAAGGAACTCTTCTGTGCGGACGTAAAGCCAAGCTCTATTGATGTACTTGTCGGAATGCAATTAGAGCACCTAGATTGTTCTACATCGTTTAGCTTAAACCAAATGCATATTTTGCGATTGGTGAGAGAATGTTCAATGTTAAAGGATTTAGGATGTGCTATTTATAATATCGATAATGAATTTCTTTCTGAACTATTGGATATATTAAAGGCGAAAGACTTTCAACCTAATCGaccgtttaattttaaatacgcaACTTATTTTGAAACCGAAATCAACAAGGATCAG TTTGCATCCATGCCGAATTCAAATCTAATGAACTTATACCACCGCCGAACACTTTCCtcttcaaatattaataataaagttgatagataa
- the LOC117786218 gene encoding serine protease inhibitor 88Ea-like gives MKLCLSLLLLLPALLSAELCDLQPTSEMAAALPHFYQGQLEFSVAMLEAIRNTTANENVFFSPYSIYHALLLAYFGATGETEEELSRVLRLGWAPSKETVRHAYRLDKSDRLLRAKDMPLEFSSADRMYFDEQVKLTSCLETRFHDEIVQLNIKDNVEQTRQQINGWVANVTKNQIENMMAPGDIDSNTKTVLANAAYFKGQWINPFKARKTFQMPFHTARGTVSLVPLMSQIKTFPVHWDMRLRAVVVQLPYRTSFEEGDNASDISMVIILPFGDNALEQVLTKLNSVTLEAALREAKAKEIMMKLPKFKLEQRLNLGSILRKMGVNKMFDHDASFNDFSADQGINFGDVQHLAKIKVDEEGSVAAAKTHINVLFSGPIQVICDRPFAFLIYDRKSKAILFTGIYRDPTTME, from the coding sequence ATGAAGTTGTGTCTTtcattattgctgctgctgccggcgCTGCTGAGCGCTGAGCTATGCGACCTTCAACCTACGTCTGAGATGGCCGCCGCACTCCCCCATTTCTATCAAGGACAGCTGGAGTTCTCAGTTGCCATGCTAGAGGCCATTCGCAACACAACAGCCAACGAGAATGTCTTCTTTTCACCCTACAGCATCTATCATGCCCTCCTGTTGGCCTATTTTGGTGCCACAGGTGAGACGGAAGAGGAGCTCTCTAGGGTACTTCGCTTAGGCTGGGCGCCATCAAAGGAAACTGTGCGCCATGCTTATCGCTTAGATAAGTCTGATCGTCTTTTACGTGCCAAAGATATGCCTCTGGAGTTCTCATCCGCCGATCGGATGTACTTTGACGAGCAAGTGAAGCTGACCAGCTGCCTGGAAACGCGATTCCACGATGAAATTGTTCAGTTGAATATCAAGGATAATGTCGAGCAGACGCGACAACAGATTAATGGCTGGGTTGCAAATGtcacaaaaaatcaaattgaaaacatgATGGCTCCTGGTGATATCGATTCAAATACTAAGACAGTGCTGGCCAATGCGGCGTACTTCAAGGGGCAATGGATCAATCCCTTCAAAGCGCGGAAAACATTTCAGATGCCATTCCACACGGCCAGGGGTACAGTGTCGCTTGTACCATTGATGAGTCAGATAAAAACTTTCCCAGTCCATTGGGATATGCGCTTGCGGGCCGTAGTTGTGCAACTCCCATATCGCACATCGTTTGAGGAGGGTGATAATGCTTCTGATATCTCTATGGTCATCATACTTCCTTTCGGCGATAATGCTCTTGAGCAGGTACTGACAAAGTTGAACTCCGTAACCTTGGAGGCGGCTTTGAGGGAAGCCAAGGCAAAGGAGATTATGATGAAGTTGCCCAAATTTAAGCTTGAGCAGCGTCTGAATCTCGGATCAATTCTGCGTAAAATGGGCGTCAACAAGATGTTCGATCATGACGCCAGCTTCAATGACTTTAGCGCTGATCAGGGCATAAATTTTGGCGATGTCCAGCACCTGGCCAAAATCAAGGTGGATGAGGAGGGCAGCGTTGCGGCGGCAAAAACACATATAAACGTGCTCTTTTCTGGGCCCATCCAAGTTATATGCGATCGTCCGTTTGCGTTCCTGATTTACGATAGAAAATCAAAGGCCATTCTGTTTACCGGCATATATCGTGACCCGACGACAATGGAATAA